CACTAAAAAATACCATGACAAAATAAGTACTGTAAAAGGCGTAAAACATGGATTGTAACAACGTTAGCAGCACTGTTTTCGAGCATTGTGAAAATTGTATAAATTTATAGATTGTTTTGTTGTGTGAGCTGAAAGCGGCTTAATTAAAAGCTAGTGATAGAAATAATAGTAATTATTTCACTATGGGCTCCCGTTCACGCACCCCAAGCACGTCGGGAAAACGCCGGCATCACAAAAGCAAGCACAAGAAACGCAGTAAGTCTCACAATCGGGATCGGGACCACGACCACGAGCGCAGCAGCACGAGAACTGGCAGAGATAAATCAACAGAGGTGAACCACCATGGCCGGCGTGACCGAGACCGCGACAGGCATCGGAGCGACAGGCATACAGAATATCGCAGCTCACCATCTATATCAAAGACTCGAAAACGGTCCAGTTCATCGAGCGGGGATAGCCAATATTCGGACCATGAGTCTCAGCGTAGCAGACACAAGCGCAGCCGCTTCAAGAAGCTGGACGAAGTAAGTGGTGTTTCCTACAATCGGAATTGAACGGAATTTATCAAAAATCTTTTGCAGCAAAACCAGTTGCAGGTAGAGCGTCTGGCGGAAATGGAGCGGCAGCGTCGACAAAAAGAGGCTGAGCAAAAAACTGTCGAGGAGGAAGCAGCGAAACGTATCGAGATGCTGGTTAAGAAGCGTGTTGAGGAGGAGCTAGAAAAGCGGCGCGATGAGATTGAACAAGAGGTTAAGCGTCGCGTCGAGACCGCCAAGGCCGAAATGGAGAGAGAAATGATGCTGGAACTGGAGAGGCGGCGCGAGCAGATACGCGAAGAAGAACGCCGTCGCGAGGTAGGTGCTCGTAATCAGATTTCGCTGGACGACTGCTGCTATCACTGTCAGAAAACTACACACAAAACGACAACTACCGAAAACATGAACAAAATTAAACAGCAGTTAAAAACAGTCGTCTTCACAATGCCACCAGAAATTGCTCAAGCGGCGTTTTCAGCAACGGCTCAGTGTGCGCGTGTGTACATGCATCTGTAAAATATTCCCAAACCCCCATCCCTTCATTTAAATAACTTGCATAACCCATGAACCACCCCATATTTAACTGTTTAAAGGCGTAGACATGGCTAACACCCCACCACCTCTTGCATCACTAACCTGGCATTTTTCAGCTCGCCTCTATCGCCCCACGCCTGCACACAACCCCACTGAGCCCCTGGGAACGCCGCGGCAGGTTTCGCATCTATCTTCTTGCCAATAATTttgtaatttttatttttcctaCCAAAAAAGCCAAAATAACGACATTGCCAAGTGTCGCATGTGTCACAGTTTTGATGCCCAAAAAATATTGCATACGTTTACTATTAGCTTCATCCTTTTTTTGTTCTTACCTACAtcttatttaaaattttattttGGTATTGGTTTTTGTAACCCGTTGTTATCATTGGGCGCATACTACGCTTTTTGTAGACCGTATTCAGCGTGATACTCTTGTTGTATGTACGAGTAAGTGCGTGTTTCATGCGAAAGTGCGTAAAAAATACACAGAAATCCCAGCAAATCACACAGAGCCCCCGTGCCGGAGTTAAAGCAAGCATGCTGTGAAGCCCTTGGTCCATGGAAGCACAGATAAGCAAAGGTTGCTCGCGCACTCCTCTACTCTTCTCTAAAAAACCCAGGTTCGCGTACAGTCTTGCAGTCTTTAAGTTAGTTGCGATAGTTAGGTGGTCTAGTTGTGGGGGCGGGCTTTGAGCCTGCCGACTACTTAGTTCCATCTGTACGCTGCTTGAAAAATAAAGACAAATGACGGGTGAGTGTCCTAAGCAAACGATATCTCGTGGACGATGTGATAAGCCATCAACATCTAACGATATAACGATACTAGCTATAACGTACATAGCTAAACAATATGTGATCGACAACCAGAGGACTGAAGATAGTTTAAGACTCACTCGCCAAGGTTTTAGTTTTATAGAACATCagtttgtaatattttattaaGCCGGATTGCCGTTTTTCCACATTTTCGTACCCAGTTTGCGATTTTCATGTTTGTTTTTGAAgctttttatttttccaaaAAATGTGTAttagcaaaacaaaaaaaaatcaaaacgaaaaatatcAAAAAGTCTAAAAATTACCAAACAAATTTAGCCATTATACTGGAATAATGACCCATTTAAATAGTAAgtagcaacaaaaaaaaaaaaaaaaaaaataaatgaaatgaCCAACAATTTAGAAATACTAGTACATTTGTTTATGTTGTGTGCTATTATATTGTAATAAACTAAAAGAAGAACTTAAAACATTCTTATTAGACACTATTAAATGTTTTTACTTTCACCAAAATTTTCTTTGTAACTTATTGTTAAACATAAAAATAGATTTAACTGCATTTGCAGCCCAtcaagcaaaaaaaaaatgaaaaactgCAACCACAAACTTCTGTGCGTCCAATACTCGCATAGTTTGCATCGCATCGCTGATGTCAAGAAACTGTTTCTATTTCATAGTTATAAGCTATGGTTAAAATATTAGGCATGCTTTATTAATACGACATTTTGTTTGGGTTTTATAGGAGGATGAAAAGCAAAAACGCGAAGAGCTTGAAGAGATTTTGGCCGAAAATAATCGTAAAATAGAAGAGGCGCAAAGAAAATTGGTAAGCTATCAAAGATTATTATTACTTAAAAAATTGTCTTAATGCTTTTCTGTGTTGCTTTAGGCCGAGGAACGCTTAGCAATAATTGAAGAGCAGCGTCTGATGGACGAGGAACGCCAACGCATGCGCAAAGAACAGGAAAAACGCGTCAAAGAGGAGCAAAAAGTCATATTAGGGAAAAACAATTCCAGGCCCAAGCTGTCATTCTCCCTCAGACAATGAGCCACTTGCCGCACGTCGTCCGCTGAGGACCGTGGCATTAATTCTTGTTAACAGCTTTTGCTTTTTTGTTTACCTCACTCGCAATTTGTCTGTACTTAAAACCATTTGtccgtttttatttttcttattgtgtttattattattgcaTTTTTAATGACGAACTGATGGTTTAAAGTACAAGCAAAGTGCAAGTTTCACCTTTTTCGAAATTGCCAATTattatgaaaatatttattatacaGCTCTACGTAGTGCAATGTGCTAGCGATTTCCTTAAATTTTTTGCATATACAATTCATATGTGGACGAATGATTATGTGTATTATGTGCGTCGTATTTTTAACACAtctgaaaaattaagaaaatCTGAAAAATTAGTGAATATGTATCTATTTGCAATTTTTGATAtttcaaacaaacaaaaaacaaaccgCAATCGAAATGGATAAT
The sequence above is a segment of the Drosophila miranda strain MSH22 chromosome 4, D.miranda_PacBio2.1, whole genome shotgun sequence genome. Coding sequences within it:
- the LOC108162603 gene encoding UPF0430 protein CG31712 — translated: MGSRSRTPSTSGKRRHHKSKHKKRSKSHNRDRDHDHERSSTRTGRDKSTEVNHHGRRDRDRDRHRSDRHTEYRSSPSISKTRKRSSSSSGDSQYSDHESQRSRHKRSRFKKLDEQNQLQVERLAEMERQRRQKEAEQKTVEEEAAKRIEMLVKKRVEEELEKRRDEIEQEVKRRVETAKAEMEREMMLELERRREQIREEERRREEDEKQKREELEEILAENNRKIEEAQRKLAEERLAIIEEQRLMDEERQRMRKEQEKRVKEEQKVILGKNNSRPKLSFSLRQ